In one window of Musa acuminata AAA Group cultivar baxijiao chromosome BXJ3-2, Cavendish_Baxijiao_AAA, whole genome shotgun sequence DNA:
- the LOC135630834 gene encoding uncharacterized protein LOC135630834 isoform X1, whose protein sequence is MDSPDASKNSASTASATASSPPIKDSPFSSYVSNLSPIHQANASHGLPTYGDLNFPSPEPVFKSPHFVQPRKSDILKSSQSLALDAVAKFSLWQSADATTLSGDMLRCKSHGSVSTVKLTPSGHESEGEGNPSPEHETCGGSSTCVDAFLADTLEICDDDSVSPECSKQSAELPQNVHGSCTSTNENIIESNKNRSDHLQSVSPLASAFVDRFIADPSEHSDSPDLQSQQAVVLPQRLCSVCISTEEMNSEIHVSPMKNSFASEATEWLNSSSNAEKDLKRDEASFLVNLSLQDDKPKMADEGKESHKIALDEPLVPITTDNCMDTDLLMAPQVNQNKTDDVSLKLDDKGKNVSDEKPNNTSDFCCNSQGILQICAAGEQGVLHSSPQSLPELLQDVQVVSHDPDVSGEFILSADNQTPYDEDTAQLQRGMRKRLQFEAIENHKTDGECKKLIKNFICDITSEEPLEISLHMNTSDPSHVKPIEASGMKQGSQLISQGHLCKSVDRVDVSGQKKGDSSVTDPRPSGIGLHLNTVGSVGHNNCSMMVQALGKDSCMEEESFLGNSEQISQGSNSELVSPGLTGKFSFTLTANSEKPMPDNTCDDTGDKHLQNDMMELTISSISHQTPLSTKPIECSMQPRLTDQYVTPCSLKRPLSVDDSKLNLSSQSSPRKKRKKASDNEGQKRCSCKRSKCLKLYCDCFAAGTFCSEVCGCQQCVNRPENEDTIHEARQQIESRNPLAFAPKVVLYVSNPPKDSEESTGTTPSSARHKRGCNCKKSLCLKKYCECYQAGVGCSFGCRCEGCKNTFGRKDGCADIIEIEHMKSKEQKLVRDPSAENSKEKLVTREVNSHLSPLTPSIQSSNGVDVPKSLLPITYYASPETSASAIQCYEGSPGSPMNMISKSTFEMAREDNMLLVPDDQEIDFDIKVDTFSPGWDGFPDICNFSPIPNPPPSNDGASVSFKTKEPKILQTRLFQGSSLVGTPLRWRSSPVTPLPQFGKSKILLEPDSDNGPNKSVGDDAPEVLEDPCSPIKAVTASSPKQKRVSPPKRLFQETRSSSSSGLRSGRKFILQSVPSFPPLTPYSKNSRGSGT, encoded by the exons GATTCTCCTTTTTCTAGCTATGTTAGCAATTTGTCGCCTATTCATCAAGCTAATGCCAGTCATGGTTTACCAACATATGGAGATCTTAATTTCCCGTCCCCTGAACCTGTCTTTAAATCGCCACATTTTGTTCAGCCCAGGAAATCAGACATTTTAAAAAG TTCCCAATCTCTAGCCTTGGATGCTGTAGCTAAGTTTTCTCTTTGGCAGTCTGCTGATGCCACAACACTCTCAGGGGACATGCTTAGGTGTAAATCTCATGGTTCAGTATCAACAGTAAAGTTGACTCCTAGCGGTCATGAATCTGAAGGTGAAGGCAATCCTTCTCCTGAACATGAAACTTGTGGTGGCTCTTCAACTTGTGTTGATGCTTTTCTGGCTGATACGTTGGAAATTTGTGATGATGATTCCGTTTCACCAGAATGCTCGAAGCAATCTGCAGAGTTGCCTCAAAATGTACATGGAAGCTGTACTAGCACCAACGAGAATATTATAGAATCTAATAAGAATCGTTCTGATCACTTGCAGTCTGTTTCTCCTTTGGCTTCAGCTTTTGTAGATCGATTTATAGCTGATCCAAGTGAGCATTCTGATTCACCTGATCTGCAATCACAACAAGCTGTGGTTCTTCCTCAACGTTTATGTAGTGTCTGTATCAGTACTGAAGAAATGAATTCTGAGATTCATGTATCCCCTATGAAGAACAGTTTTGCTTCTGAAGCTACTGAATGGTTAAACTCATCATCAAATGCTGAGAAGGATCTAAAGAGAGATGAAGCATCATTTCTTGTGAATCTTTCTCTGCAAGATGACAAGCCAAAAATGGCTGATGAAGGCAAAGAATCTCATAAGATAGCACTTGATGAGCCACTAGTACCAATCACCACTGATAACTGTATGGATACTGACTTGTTGATGGCACCACAAGTAAATCAAAATAAAACAGATGATGTTTCTTTGAAGTTggatgataagggtaaaaatgtatCTGATGAGAAGCCAAACAACACATCAGATTTTTGTTGCAACTCACAAGGCATATTGCAAATTTGTGCTGCTGGAGAACAGGGTGTATTGCACTCTTCCCCTCAATCTCTACCAGAATTACTTCAGGACGTTCAGGTAGTTAGCCATGATCCTGATGTATCAGGAGAGTTCATTCTGTCAGCTGATAACCAGACTCCATATGATGAG GATACTGCTCAGCTTCAGCGTGGGATGCGAAAACGTCTTCAATTTGAGGCTATTGAGAATCATAAGACAGATGGTGAATGCAAAAAACTCATTAAGAATTTCATCTGTGATATCACCAGTGAAGAACCACTAGAAATTTCCTTGCACATGAATACTTCAGATCCTTCTCATGTGAAACCAATTGAGGCCTCTGGGATGAAGCAAGGGTCTCAACTAATCTCTCAAGGTCATTTGTGCAAATCTGTTGACAGGGTCGATGTGTCTGGCCAAAAGAAAGGAGATTCCTCTGTTACAGATCCCAGGCCATCAGGCATTGGCTTGCACTTGAACACCGTTGGAAGTGTTGGACATAATAACTGTAGTATGATGGTGCAAGCACTAGGAAAAGATTCATGCATGGAGGAGGAGTCATTTCTTGGGAACAGTGAGCAGATATCACAAGGTTCAAACAGTGAGTTGGTTTCACCAGGATTAACAGGAAAATTTtcatttacattaactgcaaattcTGAGAAACCCATGCCTGATAATACCTGTGACGATACTGGAGACAAACATCTCCAAAATGATATGATGGAACTTACAATATCTTCTATTAGTCATCAAACCCCACTGAGTACAAAACCTATTGAGTGCTCCATGCAGCCCAGGCTTACCGATCAGTATGTGACACCATGTAGTTTGAAAAGGCCACTTTCAGTAGATGACAGTAAATTAAATCTGTCAAGTCAATCTAGTCCTAGAAAGAAGAG GAAGAAGGCATCTGACAATGAGGGTCAGAAACGATGCAGTTGCAAGAGGTCGAAATGTTTGAAACT CTACTGTGACTGCTTTGCTGCTGGAACATTTTGTTCTGAAGTTTGTGGATGCCAACAGTGCGTTAACAGACCAGAAAATGAGGATACTATCCATGAAGCCAGGCAGCAGATAGAGTCTCGAAATCCACTTGCATTTGCTCCTAAGGTTGTTCTTTATGTCAGTAATCCTCCAAAAGACAGTGAA GAGAGTACAGGGACAACCCCATCCTCTGCCAGACACAAAAGAGGGTGCAATTGCAAAAAGTCACTTTGCCTCAAGAAATACTGTGAATGTTATCAG GCTGGTGTTGGATGTTCTTTTGGATGCCGATGTGAAGGTTGTAAAAATACTTTTGGCAGAAAAGATG GATGTGCTGACATCATCGAAATCGAACATATGAAATCTAAGGAACAAAAGTTAGTGAGAGATCCATCTGCTGAAAACTCAAAGGAGAAATTGGTTACAAGGGAAGTGAACTCACACCTATCCCCGCTGACACCATCAATACAAAGCTCAAA TGGAGTCGATGTGCCGAAGTCATTGCTTCCTATTACCTATTATGCTTCACCAGAAACAAGTGCTTCTGCTATACAATGTTATGAAGGATCACCAGGTTCTCCCATGAATATGATCAGCAAAAGTACATTTGAAATGGCAAGAGAAGATAATATGTTGCTGGTCCCAGATGACCAGGAAATAGATTTTGATATCAAAGTGGACACATTTTCTCCTGGTTGGGATGGTTTTCCAGACATATGCAATTTTAGTCCCATACCAAATCCCCCACCAAGTAATGATGGTGCCTCTGTTTCATTTAAGACCAAAGAACCAAAGATTTTACAGACAAGATTATTTCAGGGAAGTTCCTTAGTAGGCACTCCTCTTCGCTGGCGTAGTTCACCAGTCACTCCTCTTCCTCAGTTTGGtaaaagcaagatactattggagCCAGACTCTGACAATGGACCAAATAAAAGTGTAGGGGATGATGCTCCCGAGGTTTTGGAGGATCCCTGCTCACCAATTAAGGCTGTTACGGCAAGTTCACCCAAACAGAAACGAGTTTCTCCACCTAAAAGGCTCTTTCAGGAGACTAGGTCGAGCTCTTCATCCGGTCTCAGGAGTGGTCGCAAATTCATATTGCAGTCTGTGCCTTCATTTCCTCCTCTTACTCCATACAGTAAGAACAGTCGAGGAAGTGGTACATGA
- the LOC135630834 gene encoding uncharacterized protein LOC135630834 isoform X2 → MLRCKSHGSVSTVKLTPSGHESEGEGNPSPEHETCGGSSTCVDAFLADTLEICDDDSVSPECSKQSAELPQNVHGSCTSTNENIIESNKNRSDHLQSVSPLASAFVDRFIADPSEHSDSPDLQSQQAVVLPQRLCSVCISTEEMNSEIHVSPMKNSFASEATEWLNSSSNAEKDLKRDEASFLVNLSLQDDKPKMADEGKESHKIALDEPLVPITTDNCMDTDLLMAPQVNQNKTDDVSLKLDDKGKNVSDEKPNNTSDFCCNSQGILQICAAGEQGVLHSSPQSLPELLQDVQVVSHDPDVSGEFILSADNQTPYDEDTAQLQRGMRKRLQFEAIENHKTDGECKKLIKNFICDITSEEPLEISLHMNTSDPSHVKPIEASGMKQGSQLISQGHLCKSVDRVDVSGQKKGDSSVTDPRPSGIGLHLNTVGSVGHNNCSMMVQALGKDSCMEEESFLGNSEQISQGSNSELVSPGLTGKFSFTLTANSEKPMPDNTCDDTGDKHLQNDMMELTISSISHQTPLSTKPIECSMQPRLTDQYVTPCSLKRPLSVDDSKLNLSSQSSPRKKRKKASDNEGQKRCSCKRSKCLKLYCDCFAAGTFCSEVCGCQQCVNRPENEDTIHEARQQIESRNPLAFAPKVVLYVSNPPKDSEESTGTTPSSARHKRGCNCKKSLCLKKYCECYQAGVGCSFGCRCEGCKNTFGRKDGCADIIEIEHMKSKEQKLVRDPSAENSKEKLVTREVNSHLSPLTPSIQSSNGVDVPKSLLPITYYASPETSASAIQCYEGSPGSPMNMISKSTFEMAREDNMLLVPDDQEIDFDIKVDTFSPGWDGFPDICNFSPIPNPPPSNDGASVSFKTKEPKILQTRLFQGSSLVGTPLRWRSSPVTPLPQFGKSKILLEPDSDNGPNKSVGDDAPEVLEDPCSPIKAVTASSPKQKRVSPPKRLFQETRSSSSSGLRSGRKFILQSVPSFPPLTPYSKNSRGSGT, encoded by the exons ATGCTTAGGTGTAAATCTCATGGTTCAGTATCAACAGTAAAGTTGACTCCTAGCGGTCATGAATCTGAAGGTGAAGGCAATCCTTCTCCTGAACATGAAACTTGTGGTGGCTCTTCAACTTGTGTTGATGCTTTTCTGGCTGATACGTTGGAAATTTGTGATGATGATTCCGTTTCACCAGAATGCTCGAAGCAATCTGCAGAGTTGCCTCAAAATGTACATGGAAGCTGTACTAGCACCAACGAGAATATTATAGAATCTAATAAGAATCGTTCTGATCACTTGCAGTCTGTTTCTCCTTTGGCTTCAGCTTTTGTAGATCGATTTATAGCTGATCCAAGTGAGCATTCTGATTCACCTGATCTGCAATCACAACAAGCTGTGGTTCTTCCTCAACGTTTATGTAGTGTCTGTATCAGTACTGAAGAAATGAATTCTGAGATTCATGTATCCCCTATGAAGAACAGTTTTGCTTCTGAAGCTACTGAATGGTTAAACTCATCATCAAATGCTGAGAAGGATCTAAAGAGAGATGAAGCATCATTTCTTGTGAATCTTTCTCTGCAAGATGACAAGCCAAAAATGGCTGATGAAGGCAAAGAATCTCATAAGATAGCACTTGATGAGCCACTAGTACCAATCACCACTGATAACTGTATGGATACTGACTTGTTGATGGCACCACAAGTAAATCAAAATAAAACAGATGATGTTTCTTTGAAGTTggatgataagggtaaaaatgtatCTGATGAGAAGCCAAACAACACATCAGATTTTTGTTGCAACTCACAAGGCATATTGCAAATTTGTGCTGCTGGAGAACAGGGTGTATTGCACTCTTCCCCTCAATCTCTACCAGAATTACTTCAGGACGTTCAGGTAGTTAGCCATGATCCTGATGTATCAGGAGAGTTCATTCTGTCAGCTGATAACCAGACTCCATATGATGAG GATACTGCTCAGCTTCAGCGTGGGATGCGAAAACGTCTTCAATTTGAGGCTATTGAGAATCATAAGACAGATGGTGAATGCAAAAAACTCATTAAGAATTTCATCTGTGATATCACCAGTGAAGAACCACTAGAAATTTCCTTGCACATGAATACTTCAGATCCTTCTCATGTGAAACCAATTGAGGCCTCTGGGATGAAGCAAGGGTCTCAACTAATCTCTCAAGGTCATTTGTGCAAATCTGTTGACAGGGTCGATGTGTCTGGCCAAAAGAAAGGAGATTCCTCTGTTACAGATCCCAGGCCATCAGGCATTGGCTTGCACTTGAACACCGTTGGAAGTGTTGGACATAATAACTGTAGTATGATGGTGCAAGCACTAGGAAAAGATTCATGCATGGAGGAGGAGTCATTTCTTGGGAACAGTGAGCAGATATCACAAGGTTCAAACAGTGAGTTGGTTTCACCAGGATTAACAGGAAAATTTtcatttacattaactgcaaattcTGAGAAACCCATGCCTGATAATACCTGTGACGATACTGGAGACAAACATCTCCAAAATGATATGATGGAACTTACAATATCTTCTATTAGTCATCAAACCCCACTGAGTACAAAACCTATTGAGTGCTCCATGCAGCCCAGGCTTACCGATCAGTATGTGACACCATGTAGTTTGAAAAGGCCACTTTCAGTAGATGACAGTAAATTAAATCTGTCAAGTCAATCTAGTCCTAGAAAGAAGAG GAAGAAGGCATCTGACAATGAGGGTCAGAAACGATGCAGTTGCAAGAGGTCGAAATGTTTGAAACT CTACTGTGACTGCTTTGCTGCTGGAACATTTTGTTCTGAAGTTTGTGGATGCCAACAGTGCGTTAACAGACCAGAAAATGAGGATACTATCCATGAAGCCAGGCAGCAGATAGAGTCTCGAAATCCACTTGCATTTGCTCCTAAGGTTGTTCTTTATGTCAGTAATCCTCCAAAAGACAGTGAA GAGAGTACAGGGACAACCCCATCCTCTGCCAGACACAAAAGAGGGTGCAATTGCAAAAAGTCACTTTGCCTCAAGAAATACTGTGAATGTTATCAG GCTGGTGTTGGATGTTCTTTTGGATGCCGATGTGAAGGTTGTAAAAATACTTTTGGCAGAAAAGATG GATGTGCTGACATCATCGAAATCGAACATATGAAATCTAAGGAACAAAAGTTAGTGAGAGATCCATCTGCTGAAAACTCAAAGGAGAAATTGGTTACAAGGGAAGTGAACTCACACCTATCCCCGCTGACACCATCAATACAAAGCTCAAA TGGAGTCGATGTGCCGAAGTCATTGCTTCCTATTACCTATTATGCTTCACCAGAAACAAGTGCTTCTGCTATACAATGTTATGAAGGATCACCAGGTTCTCCCATGAATATGATCAGCAAAAGTACATTTGAAATGGCAAGAGAAGATAATATGTTGCTGGTCCCAGATGACCAGGAAATAGATTTTGATATCAAAGTGGACACATTTTCTCCTGGTTGGGATGGTTTTCCAGACATATGCAATTTTAGTCCCATACCAAATCCCCCACCAAGTAATGATGGTGCCTCTGTTTCATTTAAGACCAAAGAACCAAAGATTTTACAGACAAGATTATTTCAGGGAAGTTCCTTAGTAGGCACTCCTCTTCGCTGGCGTAGTTCACCAGTCACTCCTCTTCCTCAGTTTGGtaaaagcaagatactattggagCCAGACTCTGACAATGGACCAAATAAAAGTGTAGGGGATGATGCTCCCGAGGTTTTGGAGGATCCCTGCTCACCAATTAAGGCTGTTACGGCAAGTTCACCCAAACAGAAACGAGTTTCTCCACCTAAAAGGCTCTTTCAGGAGACTAGGTCGAGCTCTTCATCCGGTCTCAGGAGTGGTCGCAAATTCATATTGCAGTCTGTGCCTTCATTTCCTCCTCTTACTCCATACAGTAAGAACAGTCGAGGAAGTGGTACATGA